CTCGCGGTGGTCGCGCTGCGGGAGCTGCTGTCGTACGTACGCACCCACGGCTCCCCCGCCCGCGAGACCGTCCACGCCTTCCCGGGCACCGACCACCCGGCCTCCAACGCCGTCGCGCGCCGGGCGGGCTTCGAATGCCTCGGCGAGGTCGATTTCGAGTACCCGCCCGGGGTGCCCCACCCGAGCAACGACTGGTGCCACCGCATCAGGGCCGTGAGGGCGTGAGGGCCTGGAATGCCCTGGGCGTCAGGCCGTCAGGATGATCCGGCCCCGGGTCCCCGGGGTCGCCAGGTGGGCGTGCGCCTTGGCTGCGTCGGCGAGGTCGAAGGCGTCCGCCACCCGCAGGGCGAGGGCGCCCGAATCGACCAGGGAGACCAGGCGGGCCAGGTGCTCCCCGTCCGCGGCGACCTCCTGCTCCACCACCCGCACCCCGCGCTCCGCCGCCGGCGCCGCCCCCGGGATCACGCCGACGTACACGCCGCCGTCGCGGACGAAGCCGAGCGCGGACTCCCCCAGTACGGCCGCGTCCAGCACCCCGTCGACCGGCTCGGCCGGGGCTCCTCCGCGCGGGACGAAGCCGGTCGCGCCCAGCGAGCGCAGGTAGGCCTCGTCGTCGGCGCCCGCGAGGGCCGTCACCACCAGCCCGGCCCGCGCCGCGAGCTGGACCGCGAGCGCTCCGACCACCCCGGCGGCGCCGGTGATCAGCACCGAGGCCCCGGGGGCGAGGCCCAGCTGCTCCACGGCGCGGCCCGCGGTGAGCCCGCCGAGCGGGAGCCCCGCCGCGGTCACGGCGTCCACGGTGGCCGGCGCGGCGGCGATGGCGGTCGCGTCGAGGACCGCGTACTCGGCGTGCGTGCCCAGCGGCTTCACCGTTCCGTAGTGCAGCCCGACGACCTGCTGTCCGGCGGCCCAGTCGGCCACCCCGGCGCCGACCTCGTCGATCTCCCCCGCCGCCTCCCAGCCGAGGCCGAGCCGCTGCCCCGCCCCGCCGAAGACCCCGGCGCGGACCCCGGCGTCCACCGGGTTGAGCCCGGTGGCCCGGACCCGGATGCGGACCTGGCCGGCCGCCGGGCGCGGGACCGGGACCTCGGCGATCTCGACGTTCTCGGGCCCGCCGAACTCGTTGACGACCACTGCCTTCATCGTTGCGTCAGTCATGATCTCTCCCGTGGTATCCGGCTCGTCGAGTCGAGCCGAGTCGAGCTGAGTCGACTCGGTGGCTCGTTCCTGATGAGCACTAACCTAGGGAGAGGTACTCTCTTTTCGTAAGTACGCACTTCGGGGTGCGTACCCGACCCGGAAGTGGGGCCCCATGGCCACCCGCACCGCCGCTGCTCGCCGCGAAGACGCCCGCGAGGCCTACGACGCCTTCCTCAAGGAATGCCCCACCAGTCAGCTCCTGGCCCGCATCAGCGACAAGTGGGTCGGCCTCGTCGTCAGCGCCCTCGCCCAGGCCGACGACCGTTCCATGCGCTACAGCGACCTCGGCCGCAAGATCCCGGGCGTCAGCCAGAAGATGCTCACCCAGACCCTGCGCTCCCTCGAACGCGACGGCCTCGTCACCCGCACCGTGACCCCCACCGTCCCCGTCCGCGTCGACTACCGGCTCACCGAACTCGGCGGCAGCCTCGCCTGCCTGCTCTCCTCCGTGAAGCTGTGGGCCGAGAACCACTTCGACAAGGTCAACGCCCACCGCCAGGCCTACGACGAGAACGCGGAGACCGCCTGAAGCCCCGGTGAAGACCCCGGCGAAAA
This genomic window from Streptomyces sp. NBC_01351 contains:
- a CDS encoding NADP-dependent oxidoreductase; its protein translation is MKAVVVNEFGGPENVEIAEVPVPRPAAGQVRIRVRATGLNPVDAGVRAGVFGGAGQRLGLGWEAAGEIDEVGAGVADWAAGQQVVGLHYGTVKPLGTHAEYAVLDATAIAAAPATVDAVTAAGLPLGGLTAGRAVEQLGLAPGASVLITGAAGVVGALAVQLAARAGLVVTALAGADDEAYLRSLGATGFVPRGGAPAEPVDGVLDAAVLGESALGFVRDGGVYVGVIPGAAPAAERGVRVVEQEVAADGEHLARLVSLVDSGALALRVADAFDLADAAKAHAHLATPGTRGRIILTA
- a CDS encoding winged helix-turn-helix transcriptional regulator, translated to MATRTAAARREDAREAYDAFLKECPTSQLLARISDKWVGLVVSALAQADDRSMRYSDLGRKIPGVSQKMLTQTLRSLERDGLVTRTVTPTVPVRVDYRLTELGGSLACLLSSVKLWAENHFDKVNAHRQAYDENAETA